The Tessaracoccus aquimaris sequence CCCGATGAACGGCGTGCAGGCGACGCGGGAGATCTGCGAGAAGCAGCCGGACGCGTGCGTGCTTGCGCTCACCACGTTCGGCACCCGCAACTACATCGTTGCCGCGCTGCGGGCGGGCGCAGCGGGCTACCTGTTGAAGGACTCCCGCCCCGAACAGCTCCTCGCGGGCATCCAGCAGGCGCTGCGCGGCGACATGCCGCTTTCCTCGACGGTGCGCCGCCAACTGGTGGACACCATCGTCGCCGACCAACTCCCGGCGCAGCCCGAGATCTCGCTCACCCCGCGCGAGAAGGAACTGCTCGAATGGCTGACGCACGGCCTCACCAACCGGCAGATCGCGCGCAACATGCACCTGTCCGAGGGCTCAGTCAAGCAGTACCTGGCGCACGTCGGCGAGAAGCTCGGCGTCACCTCGCGCACCCAGATCCTCGTCAAGGCGATCCAGCTCCGCCTCGTCGATCCCCACCGACCGTCCGGGCAGCCCGCCCGATAGACCCTGGAGACCCAATGCCTAGAGAACTCGACGAACTGCAACGCAAAGAAGCACCAGCCGCCGGGAACCTGGGTAGCCCAACGGGTCGCCCGCGGATCACAGCCGACGCCGTCCACAAGGCCTACCAGGTCGGCGACGACACCCTCGAGATCCTGCACGGGGTATCCCTCGCGGTCGAGGAGGGCGAACTGGTGGCGGTGATGGGCCCGTCCGGGTCCGGCAAGTCGACGCTGTTGTATTGCCTGGCCGGGCTCGAGGAGCCGACCTCGGGCGCCGTCTCGTTGGCGGGCAAGGAACTCGGGCCGCTATCGCGAGCCGACCTGGCGCGGATGCGCCGCACGTCGGTCGGCTTCGTGTTCCAGTCCTACAACCTGATCCCGACGCTGACGGCCCGCCAGAACGTGGCGCTGCCCTACACGCTGAACAAGGCAAAGGCGCCCACCGCGCTGATCGACCAGACGTTGACCACCGTCGGCCTCGCCGACCGGATGGACGCCCGCCCGCCGTCGATGTCGGGAGGCGAGCAGCAGCGCGTCGCCCTCGCGCGAGTCCTCGCGCAGCGCCCCCAGGTGCTCTTCGCCGACGAGCCGACCGGCGCCCTCGACTCACGCACCGGCGACGTGGTGCTGCAGGAACTGGTCCAGATCGCGCACCAGAGCGACAGTTGCGGACTGATCGTGACGCACGACCCGTCGGTCGCGGCGGCCTGCGACCGGGTGCTGTTCCTGCGCGACGGCAGACTCGCGGGCGAACTGACGGGAGCGACAATCGAAGAGGTCTCTGCGGTGCTCGCCGACCTCAGCCAGACGGAGGACTGAGCCGTGTGGCGCGTGTACCTGGCCGAACTGCGCGACTCCTGGCCCGCCTGGCTCGGTGTCAGCCTGACGTTCATCGTGACGAACCTGTCGTTTGCCAACAGTTCCCTCGTGCTCGCCTCCGGGTGGGCGGCCGTCGGTTCCGGCCAACTGGCCCTCAACGACAGCGCCGAGTTCACGGCGGCACCCATCACCAACTACGTCTTCTCCGCCATCGTCGCCCTGGTGGTGATTTCCGGCGGAGCCAGGATGGTGGTCGACTCGCGCAGGGGTGCCCTCGCCCGGCTAGCCCTCGCGGGGGCCTCGCCGCGGCAGGTGATCGCCTCGGTCCTGGTGCAACTGGCCGCGGTCTCGCTCGCCTGCGCCGTGATCGCCGATGTGATCGCGCTCGTCACCCTTGACCCGTACCTCGGCTTCCTCACCACGGGCGTCGAGTCCGGGCTCGAGATCGCAAAGCCGGCACCCGTCTACGCCCTTGGCCAGATGCTGCTGGCCAACCTGGGCGTGGTGGCGGTCGCCCTGATCGGCGGCTACTCGCAGGCGCGGCGGGCCGCGGCCGTTACCCCCGTCGAGGCGCTCCGGCAGGCAAGCGGGGGCACCGAGTTCCGGATGCGTCCCGTGCGCTGGGTCTTCGCGATCCTCGGCGGGTTGCTTCTGATCGGCCTGTTCGCCGCGATCGGCCCCATCGCGTCGGCGCGCACCAGCGAGACGGTCAGCACGCTGCTGCAACTGTCCATCGTCGCGCTGATGGTGTTTGTGGTGGTGGTCTCGTTGCTCGCACCGCTGCTGATCGGGCCGCTGACGCAGGCGTGGACGCGGATCCTGCCCATCCCGGACCCCGCCTGGACGCTGACCAGGCTGAACCTTGCCGCGCGCGGGGCGCAGTTCGCGCGCTCGGCGGTGCCCGTCATCTTCACCGTCGGCCTGATGTTCGGGCTGCTGTCGATCTTCCCGACCATCTACGCCACGTCGCTGATCAACGAGTTCCCCGGGGGCGTCGTGACGCTCGACAAGGCGAACCTCGGCGCGGTGCTCAGCCTCGTCGGCCCGGCGCTTGCGATCGCGCTGGCGGGCGCCGTCGGCAATGTCTTCATGATGAGCAAGCGGCGTGACGCCGAACTGGCGCTGCTCGGCATCACGGGCGCGACCCCCGGCCAGCGGCAGCGGATGGCCGTGCTGGAGGCCCTGATCCTGACCGTTACCTCCACGATGCTCGGGCTGCTCGCGTATGCGGTGATGGCTGGCTATCTCGCGCTGTCGTTCAGCCAGGCGGGCTATACGCCAGCGCTGTCGGTGCCGGTGTCGGCCTGGCTGGTCGCCGTGCTCGGCACCACCCTCGTGCTCGTGGCGGCGACCTATCTGCCGACGCTGCGTGCCCTCGGACAGCCGGAGCCCCGCGTCGTTGCCGCAATGGTGGGGCAGTAGCGACCTGATGGAAGCCGCCCTTGTCGGAGCGTCTGGGCCTACCGTTGAGGGGAATACACTGTCGGTTCTCAACGTTGAGTGTCGTAGACTCAACTTTGAAAATCAGATCTCATCAGGAGAGCACCAGAGACATGAACACCGAAAGGCTAACGACCAAGTCGCGCGACGCCGTCACGGCGGCGGTACGCCAGGCCCTCACGAAGGGCAACCCCAACACCGAACCCGAGCACCTGCTGCACGGGCTGCTGCTGACCCCTGACAACACCGTCGGCGCGCTGCTCAAGGCGGTCGGTGCCGACCCTGCGGTGGTCGACAACGCGGCCGTCCAGGCCATCGACAAGCTCCCATCGACCTCCGGCAGTTCGGTCAGCCAGCCCGCCATCAGCGGGCCGCTGGCGCGCGTCCTCGCCCAGGCGGAGACCCTCGCGGACGAGATGGGCGACAGCTTCGTCGCCACCGAACACCTGCTCATCGCGCTGGCCATGATCCCCTCGGCCGCCAAGACCATCCTCGACAAGGCCAACGCCACCCCCGAAGAGCTGACGAAGGCCTTCGAGGCCTCGCGCGGGGGCAAGCGCGTCACCTCCGCCGAGTCGGAGGGCGGCGAGTCGGTGCTGGAGAAGTACTCCGTCGACATGACCGAGCGTGCCCGTGAAGGCAAGCTCGACCCCGTCATCGGCCGCGACTCGGAGATCCGTCGGGTCGTGCAGGTGCTCGCCCGGCGCACCAAGAACAACCCGGTGCTGATCGGCGAGCCAGGCGTCGGCAAGACGGCGGTCGTAGAGGGGCTCGCGCAGCGCCTCGTCGCGGGTGACGTGCCCGACTCGCTGAAGAACCGCCGCCTCGTCTCCCTCGACCTCGCGTCGATGGTCGCGGGCGCCAAGTACCGCGGCGAGTTCGAGGAGCGCCTCAAGGCCGTCCTCAACGAGATCAAGGAGTCCGACGGGCAGATCGTCACCTTCATCGACGAACTGCACACGGTGGTCGGGGCGGGTGCCTCCGGCGAGGGCGCGATGGATGCGGGCAACATGCTCAAGCCGATGCTCGCCCGCGGTGAGCTGCGGATGATCGGCGCGACCACGCTCGACGAGTACCGCGAGCGGATCGAGAAGGATCCCGCGCTTGAGCGCCGCTTCCAGCAGGTCTACGTAGGCGAGCCCACCGTCGAGGACACCGTCGCCATCCTTCGCGGGCTGCGGGAGCGGTACGAGGCGCACCACAAGGTGCGGATCACCGACTCGGCCCTCGTCGCGGCCGCCTCGCTGTCGAACCGCTACATCACCAACAGGCAGCTCCCCGACAAGGCCATCGACCTTGTCGACGAGGCGGCGTCGCGGCTGCGGATGGAGATCGACTCCTCCCCGGAGGACATCGACATGCTGCGTCGCGAGGTCGACCGGATGACGATGGAGAAGTTCGCCCTCGAGAAGGAGACCGACGCCGCGTCCAAGGAGCGCCTCGAGCACCTGAGGGCCGAGCTCGCCGACTCCGAGGAGAAGCTGCGCGGCATGGAGGCGAGCTGGGAGTCGGAGAAGTCGACGCTGAACAAGGTCGGCGACCTGAAGAAGAAGATGGACGAGTTGCGCGTCGAGGCCGACAAGGCCCAGCGTGAGGGAGACCTGACGCGCGCCTCGACCATCCTGTACGGCGACATCCCGAAGGTCGAGAAGGAGATCGCCGACGCTGAGGAGACAGACAACGTGCCGTCGATGGTCTCCGAGGAGGTCGGCGCAAGCGACATCGCAGAGGTGGTCTCGGCGTGGACCGGCGTGCCTGTCGGCAGGCTGCTCCAGGGCGAGTCGGAGAAGCTGCTCGACATGGAGCAGCGGATCGGCTCGCGCCTGATCGGGCAGCGAGAGGCCGTCAAGGCCGTCTCGGACGCCGTCCGCCGCTCCAGGGCAGGCATCTCGGACCCGAACCGGCCCATCGGCTCGTTCCTGTTCCTCGGCCCGACCGGCGTCGGCAAGACGGAGCTGGCCAAGTCGCTCGCCGACTT is a genomic window containing:
- a CDS encoding response regulator — protein: MPIPTPVRVLIVDDESLVRSAFRALLSADPGYQVVAEAKEGGEGVTMFGRFLPDIVLMDLQMAPMNGVQATREICEKQPDACVLALTTFGTRNYIVAALRAGAAGYLLKDSRPEQLLAGIQQALRGDMPLSSTVRRQLVDTIVADQLPAQPEISLTPREKELLEWLTHGLTNRQIARNMHLSEGSVKQYLAHVGEKLGVTSRTQILVKAIQLRLVDPHRPSGQPAR
- a CDS encoding ABC transporter ATP-binding protein — its product is MPRELDELQRKEAPAAGNLGSPTGRPRITADAVHKAYQVGDDTLEILHGVSLAVEEGELVAVMGPSGSGKSTLLYCLAGLEEPTSGAVSLAGKELGPLSRADLARMRRTSVGFVFQSYNLIPTLTARQNVALPYTLNKAKAPTALIDQTLTTVGLADRMDARPPSMSGGEQQRVALARVLAQRPQVLFADEPTGALDSRTGDVVLQELVQIAHQSDSCGLIVTHDPSVAAACDRVLFLRDGRLAGELTGATIEEVSAVLADLSQTED
- a CDS encoding FtsX-like permease family protein; the protein is MWRVYLAELRDSWPAWLGVSLTFIVTNLSFANSSLVLASGWAAVGSGQLALNDSAEFTAAPITNYVFSAIVALVVISGGARMVVDSRRGALARLALAGASPRQVIASVLVQLAAVSLACAVIADVIALVTLDPYLGFLTTGVESGLEIAKPAPVYALGQMLLANLGVVAVALIGGYSQARRAAAVTPVEALRQASGGTEFRMRPVRWVFAILGGLLLIGLFAAIGPIASARTSETVSTLLQLSIVALMVFVVVVSLLAPLLIGPLTQAWTRILPIPDPAWTLTRLNLAARGAQFARSAVPVIFTVGLMFGLLSIFPTIYATSLINEFPGGVVTLDKANLGAVLSLVGPALAIALAGAVGNVFMMSKRRDAELALLGITGATPGQRQRMAVLEALILTVTSTMLGLLAYAVMAGYLALSFSQAGYTPALSVPVSAWLVAVLGTTLVLVAATYLPTLRALGQPEPRVVAAMVGQ
- the clpB gene encoding ATP-dependent chaperone ClpB, whose translation is MNTERLTTKSRDAVTAAVRQALTKGNPNTEPEHLLHGLLLTPDNTVGALLKAVGADPAVVDNAAVQAIDKLPSTSGSSVSQPAISGPLARVLAQAETLADEMGDSFVATEHLLIALAMIPSAAKTILDKANATPEELTKAFEASRGGKRVTSAESEGGESVLEKYSVDMTERAREGKLDPVIGRDSEIRRVVQVLARRTKNNPVLIGEPGVGKTAVVEGLAQRLVAGDVPDSLKNRRLVSLDLASMVAGAKYRGEFEERLKAVLNEIKESDGQIVTFIDELHTVVGAGASGEGAMDAGNMLKPMLARGELRMIGATTLDEYRERIEKDPALERRFQQVYVGEPTVEDTVAILRGLRERYEAHHKVRITDSALVAAASLSNRYITNRQLPDKAIDLVDEAASRLRMEIDSSPEDIDMLRREVDRMTMEKFALEKETDAASKERLEHLRAELADSEEKLRGMEASWESEKSTLNKVGDLKKKMDELRVEADKAQREGDLTRASTILYGDIPKVEKEIADAEETDNVPSMVSEEVGASDIAEVVSAWTGVPVGRLLQGESEKLLDMEQRIGSRLIGQREAVKAVSDAVRRSRAGISDPNRPIGSFLFLGPTGVGKTELAKSLADFLFDDETALVRIDMSEYSEKHSVARLVGAPPGYVGYEEGGQLTEAVRRRPYSVILLDEVEKAHPDLFNILLQVLDDGRLTDGQGRTVDFRNTLLILTSNLGSQFMADPLLDPENKKNSVMGVVRQAFRPEFLNRLDDIVLFEPLSPEDLGRIVEIQIAKLNKRLAERRITLEVTDAARHWLAEVGFDPVYGARPLRRLVQSTIEDQLARALLAGEIEEGQVVHFDKVGDGIELV